The Acanthochromis polyacanthus isolate Apoly-LR-REF ecotype Palm Island chromosome 2, KAUST_Apoly_ChrSc, whole genome shotgun sequence genome contains a region encoding:
- the tmem208 gene encoding transmembrane protein 208 — MAPKGKVGTKGKKQIYEENEATLKFYTRVILGANAIYAAINFLVFYSSSTFWTWLLLVFALAVYVGSYRSMSAMAKPVFAEDGSLLDGGIDLNMEQGMAEHLKDVILLTAIVQVLSTVSSYFWYLWLLAPARALHLLWVNFLGPWFMAESPSAPEEVNEKKQRRQERRQMKRF; from the exons ATGGCG CCCAAAGGTAAAGTTGGCACCAAGGGAAAGAAGCAGATCTACGAGGAGAACGAGGCGACTCTGAAGTTCTACACCAGAGTCATCCTTGGAGCTAAT GCGATATATGCAGCCATAAATTTCCTGGTTTTCTACAGTTCATCTACATTTTGGACATGG ctgctgctggtgttcgCTCTGGCGGTGTACGTGGGGAGTTACCGCTCCATGTCGGCAATGGCCAAGCCGGTGTTCGCTGAGGATGGAAGTCTGCTGGACGGAGGGATAGATTTAAACATGGAGCAGGGGATGGCAGA GCACCTGAAGGACGTCATCCTGCTCACAGCCATAGTACAAGTTCTCAGCACAGTCTCCTCTTACTTCTGGTATCTTTGGCTGCTG GCCCCGGCCCGAGCTCTGCACCTGCTGTGGGTGAACTTCCTGGGTCCCTGGTTTATGGCGGAAAGTCCGTCGGCACCGGAGGAGGTGAACGAGAAGAAGCAGAGGAGACAGGAGCGCAGGCAGATGAAGAGattctga